In a single window of the Rhodamnia argentea isolate NSW1041297 chromosome 2, ASM2092103v1, whole genome shotgun sequence genome:
- the LOC115737730 gene encoding FHA domain-containing protein PS1 isoform X1: MAIHREQTRIDEDDEPRIPVFTVVKNGAVLKNIFVVNNPPPSPGLAGPESAEHDADAGIAGREGRDEMLIVGRHPDCHIMLTHPSISRFHLQIHSDPSRRKLSVVDLSSVHGTWVSGKKIEPRIVVELSERDTLRVGGSSREYRLHWVPLSRAYDFENPFVLASDASGADEEKVDEDSMIDKGKEEEGREDDDSLEIGCEDDDNLKSSFVLEDEEHLYQDSFDDENKGIYSPESLSKGIEALALDDCEELPVIFQSPSQLPIPEIGCEYDDNLKSSFVLEDEEHLYQDSDNDENKGIHSAESLSKGVEALALDDCEELLVNNRSPSQLPIPEIGCEDDDNLKSSFVLEDEEHLYQYSFDDEKKGIHLAESLSKGVEALALDGCEELPVNNQSPSQLPIPENRNASTYGEKETDTGIGSKAVDDFFIDAELLQTEPMHTSSPFRILFDVDNKKFNEEKWSTEVGIATELVSSDKGSIRSAHDDLENCLVAEAFEESKCSLSIDREVGDCLSHPSAPYPHSSCPEIFSEMENQQLGQEDHAEQPFNTSGSLSAEGKTRRLRKERKLSTTMIDDLRRRKGCSSAGEIPEESQKQIIHIDNQEDGDILSHHFAKSLVDAITSSEFGREILLKTTDQHLNNENQMPQYGSVSGRLSESSKESSPLRQSCTKSKSSSIWSRRGKPSTVLQLQTNRRKGMTKSAATASRNKEHNQNNHKSQLSGVPFLGLDGEEEEIFTPDKENLTPNTRLLKSLKKMSKMEVAEARPLEPFKRSSSKLYFIANICNEEDVFCSDKDNQTPEVLREQKVAGRASESSSRLKRELGLKRGAERSAFKSLNVRPRGQSTASGGATKSGYSVDGVRATVNQVSGLTANKSYGEPNKSWIVVVDTTSILNKESRKSLQLLQGLKGTQLVIPRIVIRELDCLKRHTSVFRRTTEVSSALEWIEDTMINLKWWIHVQRSIEEGMSIALTPPATPHCIFGDARETFSAATPGGSVMGIVSPTTEDHILESALFYRKTNPNGQLVLLSNDISLKIKAMAEGLLCETAQEFRESLVNPFSDRFMWADSSPRGQTWSCLDDIVLREKYYSRPSKKSARGEGLSGLKLILLHNSQYGQQIRSVG; the protein is encoded by the exons ATGGCGATTCACAGAGAACAAACGAGGATTGATGAAGACGACGAGCCCCGCATCCCCGTGTTCACCGTCGTCAAGAACGGCGCGGTTCTCAAGAACATCTTCGTCGTCAACAATCCTCCCCCGTCGCCGGGCCTCGCCGGCCCAGAATCGGCCGAGCACGACGCGGATGCGGGGATCGCAGGCCGAGAGGGCCGAGACGAAATGCTGATCGTCGGTCGACACCCGGACTGCCACATCATGTTGACTCACCCCAGCATCAGCAGATTTCACCTCCAGATTCACTCGGATCCGTCGCGGCGGAAGCTCTCTGTCGTGGACTTGTCTTCAG TGCATGGGACTTGGGTTTCCGGGAAGAAGATTGAGCCTCGAATTGTTGTGGAGCTGAGCGAGCGCGATACATTGCGTGTTGGAGGGTCGAGCAGAGAGTATAGACTGCACTGGGTACCTCTGAGCCGTGCATATGATTTTGAGAACCCTTTTGTTTTGGCATCGGATGCATCGGGTGCTGATGAAGAGAAAGTAGATGAAGATTCAATGattgacaaaggaaaagaagaagagggacgTGAG GatgatgattctttggagattGGATGCGAAGATGATGACAACTTGAAAAGTTCATTTGTCCTGGAAGATGAGGAGCACTTATATCAG GACTCCTTCGATGATGAGAATAAGGGGATTTACTCACCCGAATCATTATCGAAAGGCATTGAAGCTCTAGCTCTTGATGATTGTGAAGAATTGCCTGTGATTTTTCAGAGTCCATCGCAACTACCAATTCCTGAGATTGGATGCGAATATGATGACAACTTGAAAAGTTCATTTGTCCTGGAAGATGAGGAGCACTTATATCAG GATTCCGACAATGATGAGAATAAGGGGATACACTCGGCCGAATCATTATCGAAAGGCGTTGAAGCTCTAGCTCTTGATGATTGTGAAGAATTGCTTGTGAATAATAGGAGTCCATCACAACTACCAATTCCTGAGATTGGATGCGAAGATGATGACAACTTGAAAAGTTCATTCGTCCTGGAAGATGAGGAGCACTTATATCAG TACTCCTTCGATGATGAGAAGAAGGGGATACACTTGGCCGAATCATTATCGAAAGGTGTTGAAGCTCTAGCTCTTGATGGTTGTGAAGAATTGCCTGTGAATAATCAGAGTCCGTCACAATTACCAATTCCTGAGAATCGAAATGCTTCAACTTATGGTGAAAAAGAAACTGATACAGGAATAGGCTCAAAAGCGGTGGACGATTTTTTCATAGATGCTGAGTTACTCCAAACTGAACCTATGCATACTTCTTCGccttttagaattttatttgACGTAGACAACAAGAAGTTCAATGAAGAAAAATGGAGTACGGAAGTTGGCATTGCCACTGAATTAGTGTCATCAGACAAAGGAAGCATAAGATCAGCCCACGATGATCTGGAGAACTGTTTAGTAGCTGAAGCTTTTGAAGAAAGCAAGTGCTCCCTATCAATTGACAGGGAAGTAGGAGACTGCTTAAGCCATCCTTCTGCTCCTTATCCCCATTCATCCTGTCCAGAGATTTTTTCGGAGATGGAAAATCAACAGTTAGGGCAAGAGGATCATGCAGAGCAACCTTTTAATACATCGGGATCACTTTCTGCTGAAGGAAAGACTAGACGCCTCAGGAAAGAGCGGAAACTCTCTACAACCATGATAGATGATTTACGACGTAGAAAAGGCTGCAGTTCTGCAGGTGAAATTCCTGAAGAAAGCCAAAAGCAAATTATACATATAGATAACCAAGAAGATGGGGATATTTTGAGCCATCACTTTGCGAAGTCTTTAGTGGATGCAATAACGTCATCTGAGTTTGGAAGGGAAATTCTATTAAAGACCACCGATCAGCATCTTAATAACGAGAACCAGATGCCACAATACGGATCTGTTAGTGGGAGGCTGTCTGAAAGTAGTAAAGAAAGCAGCCCTTTAAGACAGTCTTGCACAAAATCGAAAAGCTCGAGCATCTGGTCAAGAAGAGGGAAGCCTAGTACTGTTCTGCAGCTTCAGACAAACAGAAGAAAAGGAATGACCAAAAGTGCTGCTACTGCTTCTAGAAACAAGGAACACAACCAGAATAATCACAAAAGCCAATTGAGTGGAGTTCCATTTTTAGGTTTAGATGGGGAGGAGGAAGAGATATTTACTCCAGACAAGGAGAACTTAACGCCAAATACCCGGCTACTTAAATCCTTGAAGAAGATGAGCAAGATGGAAGTAGCAGAGGCTAGACCCTTGGAACCATTTAAAAGGTCGTCTTCAAAGCTTTATTTTATCGCCAATATCTGCAATGAGGAGGATGTTTTCTGCTCGGATAAAGATAATCAGACCCCTGAGGTTCTCAGAGAGCAGAAAGTGGCTGGACGTGCCTCTGAAAGTTCTTccagactaaaaagagagttgGGCTTGAAGCGGGGAGCAGAAAGGTCAGCATTTAAATCCTTGAATGTCAGGCCCAGAGGTCAATCAACAGCATCTGGAGGTGCAACGAAAAGTGGTTATTCTGTTGATGGAGTTCGAGCAACGGTAAATCAAGTCTCTGGTTTGACTGCT AATAAATCTTATGGCGAGCCAAACAAGAGTTGGATCGTGGTTGTTGATACTACCTCTATTCTCAACAAGGAGTCGAGGAAGTCATTGCAGCTTCTGCAGGGTCTGAAAGGGACTCAGTTAGTCATTCCACGAATTG TCATAAGAGAGCTGGACTGTCTGAAGCGACACACAAGCGTGTTCAGAAGAACGACTGAAGTCTCTTCAGCTTTAGAGTGGATAGAAGATACtatgattaatttgaaatgGTGGATTCACGTGCAGAGGTCCATAGAGGAAGGAATGTCAATTGCGCTGACGCCTCCTGCTACTCCTCATTGTATATTTGGCGATGCAAGAGAGACTTTTTCCGCTGCTACACCCGGGGGTAGTGTAATGGGTATCGTTTCGCCAACCACAGAAGACCACATCCTTGAATCTGCACTCTTCTATAGGAAAACCAACCCCAATGGACAGCTCGTCCTCCTTAGCAACGATATCTCGCTTAAAATTAAAGCCATGGCAGAG GGTTTACTATGTGAGACTGCTCAAGAATTCCGTGAGAGTTTGGTGAATCCCTTCTCTGATAGGTTCATGTGGGCAGATAGCTCTCCGAGAGGACAGACTTGGTCGTGCTTGGACGACATTGTTCTGAGAGAGAAGTACTATTCACGCCCGTCAAAGAAATCCGCACGAGGAGAAGGTCTGAGTGGACTGAAGCTCATTCTTCTGCACAATTCTCAGTACGGGCAGCAAATCCGCTCGGTTGGCTGA
- the LOC115737730 gene encoding FHA domain-containing protein PS1 isoform X3: MAIHREQTRIDEDDEPRIPVFTVVKNGAVLKNIFVVNNPPPSPGLAGPESAEHDADAGIAGREGRDEMLIVGRHPDCHIMLTHPSISRFHLQIHSDPSRRKLSVVDLSSVHGTWVSGKKIEPRIVVELSERDTLRVGGSSREYRLHWVPLSRAYDFENPFVLASDASGADEEKVDEDSMIDKGKEEEGREDDDSLEIGCEDDDNLKSSFVLEDEEHLYQDSFDDENKGIYSPESLSKGIEALALDDCEELPVIFQSPSQLPIPEIGCEYDDNLKSSFVLEDEEHLYQDSDNDENKGIHSAESLSKGVEALALDDCEELLVNNRSPSQLPIPEIGCEDDDNLKSSFVLEDEEHLYQYSFDDEKKGIHLAESLSKGVEALALDGCEELPVNNQSPSQLPIPENRNASTYGEKETDTGIGSKAVDDFFIDAELLQTEPMHTSSPFRILFDVDNKKFNEEKWSTEVGIATELVSSDKGSIRSAHDDLENCLVAEAFEESKCSLSIDREVGDCLSHPSAPYPHSSCPEIFSEMENQQLGQEDHAEQPFNTSGSLSAEGKTRRLRKERKLSTTMIDDLRRRKGCSSAGEIPEESQKQIIHIDNQEDGDILSHHFAKSLVDAITSSEFGREILLKTTDQHLNNENQMPQYGSVSGRLSESSKESSPLRQSCTKSKSSSIWSRRGKPSTVLQLQTNRRKGMTKSAATASRNKEHNQNNHKSQLSGVPFLGLDGEEEEIFTPDKENLTPNTRLLKSLKKMSKMEVAEARPLEPFKRSSSKLYFIANICNEEDVFCSDKDNQTPEVLREQKVAGRASESSSRLKRELGLKRGAERSAFKSLNVRPRGQSTASGGATKSGYSVDGVRATNKSYGEPNKSWIVVVDTTSILNKESRKSLQLLQGLKGTQLVIPRIVIRELDCLKRHTSVFRRTTEVSSALEWIEDTMINLKWWIHVQRSIEEGMSIALTPPATPHCIFGDARETFSAATPGGSVMGIVSPTTEDHILESALFYRKTNPNGQLVLLSNDISLKIKAMAEGLLCETAQEFRESLVNPFSDRFMWADSSPRGQTWSCLDDIVLREKYYSRPSKKSARGEGLSGLKLILLHNSQYGQQIRSVG, from the exons ATGGCGATTCACAGAGAACAAACGAGGATTGATGAAGACGACGAGCCCCGCATCCCCGTGTTCACCGTCGTCAAGAACGGCGCGGTTCTCAAGAACATCTTCGTCGTCAACAATCCTCCCCCGTCGCCGGGCCTCGCCGGCCCAGAATCGGCCGAGCACGACGCGGATGCGGGGATCGCAGGCCGAGAGGGCCGAGACGAAATGCTGATCGTCGGTCGACACCCGGACTGCCACATCATGTTGACTCACCCCAGCATCAGCAGATTTCACCTCCAGATTCACTCGGATCCGTCGCGGCGGAAGCTCTCTGTCGTGGACTTGTCTTCAG TGCATGGGACTTGGGTTTCCGGGAAGAAGATTGAGCCTCGAATTGTTGTGGAGCTGAGCGAGCGCGATACATTGCGTGTTGGAGGGTCGAGCAGAGAGTATAGACTGCACTGGGTACCTCTGAGCCGTGCATATGATTTTGAGAACCCTTTTGTTTTGGCATCGGATGCATCGGGTGCTGATGAAGAGAAAGTAGATGAAGATTCAATGattgacaaaggaaaagaagaagagggacgTGAG GatgatgattctttggagattGGATGCGAAGATGATGACAACTTGAAAAGTTCATTTGTCCTGGAAGATGAGGAGCACTTATATCAG GACTCCTTCGATGATGAGAATAAGGGGATTTACTCACCCGAATCATTATCGAAAGGCATTGAAGCTCTAGCTCTTGATGATTGTGAAGAATTGCCTGTGATTTTTCAGAGTCCATCGCAACTACCAATTCCTGAGATTGGATGCGAATATGATGACAACTTGAAAAGTTCATTTGTCCTGGAAGATGAGGAGCACTTATATCAG GATTCCGACAATGATGAGAATAAGGGGATACACTCGGCCGAATCATTATCGAAAGGCGTTGAAGCTCTAGCTCTTGATGATTGTGAAGAATTGCTTGTGAATAATAGGAGTCCATCACAACTACCAATTCCTGAGATTGGATGCGAAGATGATGACAACTTGAAAAGTTCATTCGTCCTGGAAGATGAGGAGCACTTATATCAG TACTCCTTCGATGATGAGAAGAAGGGGATACACTTGGCCGAATCATTATCGAAAGGTGTTGAAGCTCTAGCTCTTGATGGTTGTGAAGAATTGCCTGTGAATAATCAGAGTCCGTCACAATTACCAATTCCTGAGAATCGAAATGCTTCAACTTATGGTGAAAAAGAAACTGATACAGGAATAGGCTCAAAAGCGGTGGACGATTTTTTCATAGATGCTGAGTTACTCCAAACTGAACCTATGCATACTTCTTCGccttttagaattttatttgACGTAGACAACAAGAAGTTCAATGAAGAAAAATGGAGTACGGAAGTTGGCATTGCCACTGAATTAGTGTCATCAGACAAAGGAAGCATAAGATCAGCCCACGATGATCTGGAGAACTGTTTAGTAGCTGAAGCTTTTGAAGAAAGCAAGTGCTCCCTATCAATTGACAGGGAAGTAGGAGACTGCTTAAGCCATCCTTCTGCTCCTTATCCCCATTCATCCTGTCCAGAGATTTTTTCGGAGATGGAAAATCAACAGTTAGGGCAAGAGGATCATGCAGAGCAACCTTTTAATACATCGGGATCACTTTCTGCTGAAGGAAAGACTAGACGCCTCAGGAAAGAGCGGAAACTCTCTACAACCATGATAGATGATTTACGACGTAGAAAAGGCTGCAGTTCTGCAGGTGAAATTCCTGAAGAAAGCCAAAAGCAAATTATACATATAGATAACCAAGAAGATGGGGATATTTTGAGCCATCACTTTGCGAAGTCTTTAGTGGATGCAATAACGTCATCTGAGTTTGGAAGGGAAATTCTATTAAAGACCACCGATCAGCATCTTAATAACGAGAACCAGATGCCACAATACGGATCTGTTAGTGGGAGGCTGTCTGAAAGTAGTAAAGAAAGCAGCCCTTTAAGACAGTCTTGCACAAAATCGAAAAGCTCGAGCATCTGGTCAAGAAGAGGGAAGCCTAGTACTGTTCTGCAGCTTCAGACAAACAGAAGAAAAGGAATGACCAAAAGTGCTGCTACTGCTTCTAGAAACAAGGAACACAACCAGAATAATCACAAAAGCCAATTGAGTGGAGTTCCATTTTTAGGTTTAGATGGGGAGGAGGAAGAGATATTTACTCCAGACAAGGAGAACTTAACGCCAAATACCCGGCTACTTAAATCCTTGAAGAAGATGAGCAAGATGGAAGTAGCAGAGGCTAGACCCTTGGAACCATTTAAAAGGTCGTCTTCAAAGCTTTATTTTATCGCCAATATCTGCAATGAGGAGGATGTTTTCTGCTCGGATAAAGATAATCAGACCCCTGAGGTTCTCAGAGAGCAGAAAGTGGCTGGACGTGCCTCTGAAAGTTCTTccagactaaaaagagagttgGGCTTGAAGCGGGGAGCAGAAAGGTCAGCATTTAAATCCTTGAATGTCAGGCCCAGAGGTCAATCAACAGCATCTGGAGGTGCAACGAAAAGTGGTTATTCTGTTGATGGAGTTCGAGCAACG AATAAATCTTATGGCGAGCCAAACAAGAGTTGGATCGTGGTTGTTGATACTACCTCTATTCTCAACAAGGAGTCGAGGAAGTCATTGCAGCTTCTGCAGGGTCTGAAAGGGACTCAGTTAGTCATTCCACGAATTG TCATAAGAGAGCTGGACTGTCTGAAGCGACACACAAGCGTGTTCAGAAGAACGACTGAAGTCTCTTCAGCTTTAGAGTGGATAGAAGATACtatgattaatttgaaatgGTGGATTCACGTGCAGAGGTCCATAGAGGAAGGAATGTCAATTGCGCTGACGCCTCCTGCTACTCCTCATTGTATATTTGGCGATGCAAGAGAGACTTTTTCCGCTGCTACACCCGGGGGTAGTGTAATGGGTATCGTTTCGCCAACCACAGAAGACCACATCCTTGAATCTGCACTCTTCTATAGGAAAACCAACCCCAATGGACAGCTCGTCCTCCTTAGCAACGATATCTCGCTTAAAATTAAAGCCATGGCAGAG GGTTTACTATGTGAGACTGCTCAAGAATTCCGTGAGAGTTTGGTGAATCCCTTCTCTGATAGGTTCATGTGGGCAGATAGCTCTCCGAGAGGACAGACTTGGTCGTGCTTGGACGACATTGTTCTGAGAGAGAAGTACTATTCACGCCCGTCAAAGAAATCCGCACGAGGAGAAGGTCTGAGTGGACTGAAGCTCATTCTTCTGCACAATTCTCAGTACGGGCAGCAAATCCGCTCGGTTGGCTGA
- the LOC115737730 gene encoding FHA domain-containing protein PS1 isoform X5 has product MAIHREQTRIDEDDEPRIPVFTVVKNGAVLKNIFVVNNPPPSPGLAGPESAEHDADAGIAGREGRDEMLIVGRHPDCHIMLTHPSISRFHLQIHSDPSRRKLSVVDLSSVHGTWVSGKKIEPRIVVELSERDTLRVGGSSREYRLHWVPLSRAYDFENPFVLASDASGADEEKVDEDSMIDKGKEEEGREDDDSLEIGCEDDDNLKSSFVLEDEEHLYQDSDNDENKGIHSAESLSKGVEALALDDCEELLVNNRSPSQLPIPEIGCEDDDNLKSSFVLEDEEHLYQYSFDDEKKGIHLAESLSKGVEALALDGCEELPVNNQSPSQLPIPENRNASTYGEKETDTGIGSKAVDDFFIDAELLQTEPMHTSSPFRILFDVDNKKFNEEKWSTEVGIATELVSSDKGSIRSAHDDLENCLVAEAFEESKCSLSIDREVGDCLSHPSAPYPHSSCPEIFSEMENQQLGQEDHAEQPFNTSGSLSAEGKTRRLRKERKLSTTMIDDLRRRKGCSSAGEIPEESQKQIIHIDNQEDGDILSHHFAKSLVDAITSSEFGREILLKTTDQHLNNENQMPQYGSVSGRLSESSKESSPLRQSCTKSKSSSIWSRRGKPSTVLQLQTNRRKGMTKSAATASRNKEHNQNNHKSQLSGVPFLGLDGEEEEIFTPDKENLTPNTRLLKSLKKMSKMEVAEARPLEPFKRSSSKLYFIANICNEEDVFCSDKDNQTPEVLREQKVAGRASESSSRLKRELGLKRGAERSAFKSLNVRPRGQSTASGGATKSGYSVDGVRATVNQVSGLTANKSYGEPNKSWIVVVDTTSILNKESRKSLQLLQGLKGTQLVIPRIVIRELDCLKRHTSVFRRTTEVSSALEWIEDTMINLKWWIHVQRSIEEGMSIALTPPATPHCIFGDARETFSAATPGGSVMGIVSPTTEDHILESALFYRKTNPNGQLVLLSNDISLKIKAMAEGLLCETAQEFRESLVNPFSDRFMWADSSPRGQTWSCLDDIVLREKYYSRPSKKSARGEGLSGLKLILLHNSQYGQQIRSVG; this is encoded by the exons ATGGCGATTCACAGAGAACAAACGAGGATTGATGAAGACGACGAGCCCCGCATCCCCGTGTTCACCGTCGTCAAGAACGGCGCGGTTCTCAAGAACATCTTCGTCGTCAACAATCCTCCCCCGTCGCCGGGCCTCGCCGGCCCAGAATCGGCCGAGCACGACGCGGATGCGGGGATCGCAGGCCGAGAGGGCCGAGACGAAATGCTGATCGTCGGTCGACACCCGGACTGCCACATCATGTTGACTCACCCCAGCATCAGCAGATTTCACCTCCAGATTCACTCGGATCCGTCGCGGCGGAAGCTCTCTGTCGTGGACTTGTCTTCAG TGCATGGGACTTGGGTTTCCGGGAAGAAGATTGAGCCTCGAATTGTTGTGGAGCTGAGCGAGCGCGATACATTGCGTGTTGGAGGGTCGAGCAGAGAGTATAGACTGCACTGGGTACCTCTGAGCCGTGCATATGATTTTGAGAACCCTTTTGTTTTGGCATCGGATGCATCGGGTGCTGATGAAGAGAAAGTAGATGAAGATTCAATGattgacaaaggaaaagaagaagagggacgTGAG GatgatgattctttggagattGGATGCGAAGATGATGACAACTTGAAAAGTTCATTTGTCCTGGAAGATGAGGAGCACTTATATCAG GATTCCGACAATGATGAGAATAAGGGGATACACTCGGCCGAATCATTATCGAAAGGCGTTGAAGCTCTAGCTCTTGATGATTGTGAAGAATTGCTTGTGAATAATAGGAGTCCATCACAACTACCAATTCCTGAGATTGGATGCGAAGATGATGACAACTTGAAAAGTTCATTCGTCCTGGAAGATGAGGAGCACTTATATCAG TACTCCTTCGATGATGAGAAGAAGGGGATACACTTGGCCGAATCATTATCGAAAGGTGTTGAAGCTCTAGCTCTTGATGGTTGTGAAGAATTGCCTGTGAATAATCAGAGTCCGTCACAATTACCAATTCCTGAGAATCGAAATGCTTCAACTTATGGTGAAAAAGAAACTGATACAGGAATAGGCTCAAAAGCGGTGGACGATTTTTTCATAGATGCTGAGTTACTCCAAACTGAACCTATGCATACTTCTTCGccttttagaattttatttgACGTAGACAACAAGAAGTTCAATGAAGAAAAATGGAGTACGGAAGTTGGCATTGCCACTGAATTAGTGTCATCAGACAAAGGAAGCATAAGATCAGCCCACGATGATCTGGAGAACTGTTTAGTAGCTGAAGCTTTTGAAGAAAGCAAGTGCTCCCTATCAATTGACAGGGAAGTAGGAGACTGCTTAAGCCATCCTTCTGCTCCTTATCCCCATTCATCCTGTCCAGAGATTTTTTCGGAGATGGAAAATCAACAGTTAGGGCAAGAGGATCATGCAGAGCAACCTTTTAATACATCGGGATCACTTTCTGCTGAAGGAAAGACTAGACGCCTCAGGAAAGAGCGGAAACTCTCTACAACCATGATAGATGATTTACGACGTAGAAAAGGCTGCAGTTCTGCAGGTGAAATTCCTGAAGAAAGCCAAAAGCAAATTATACATATAGATAACCAAGAAGATGGGGATATTTTGAGCCATCACTTTGCGAAGTCTTTAGTGGATGCAATAACGTCATCTGAGTTTGGAAGGGAAATTCTATTAAAGACCACCGATCAGCATCTTAATAACGAGAACCAGATGCCACAATACGGATCTGTTAGTGGGAGGCTGTCTGAAAGTAGTAAAGAAAGCAGCCCTTTAAGACAGTCTTGCACAAAATCGAAAAGCTCGAGCATCTGGTCAAGAAGAGGGAAGCCTAGTACTGTTCTGCAGCTTCAGACAAACAGAAGAAAAGGAATGACCAAAAGTGCTGCTACTGCTTCTAGAAACAAGGAACACAACCAGAATAATCACAAAAGCCAATTGAGTGGAGTTCCATTTTTAGGTTTAGATGGGGAGGAGGAAGAGATATTTACTCCAGACAAGGAGAACTTAACGCCAAATACCCGGCTACTTAAATCCTTGAAGAAGATGAGCAAGATGGAAGTAGCAGAGGCTAGACCCTTGGAACCATTTAAAAGGTCGTCTTCAAAGCTTTATTTTATCGCCAATATCTGCAATGAGGAGGATGTTTTCTGCTCGGATAAAGATAATCAGACCCCTGAGGTTCTCAGAGAGCAGAAAGTGGCTGGACGTGCCTCTGAAAGTTCTTccagactaaaaagagagttgGGCTTGAAGCGGGGAGCAGAAAGGTCAGCATTTAAATCCTTGAATGTCAGGCCCAGAGGTCAATCAACAGCATCTGGAGGTGCAACGAAAAGTGGTTATTCTGTTGATGGAGTTCGAGCAACGGTAAATCAAGTCTCTGGTTTGACTGCT AATAAATCTTATGGCGAGCCAAACAAGAGTTGGATCGTGGTTGTTGATACTACCTCTATTCTCAACAAGGAGTCGAGGAAGTCATTGCAGCTTCTGCAGGGTCTGAAAGGGACTCAGTTAGTCATTCCACGAATTG TCATAAGAGAGCTGGACTGTCTGAAGCGACACACAAGCGTGTTCAGAAGAACGACTGAAGTCTCTTCAGCTTTAGAGTGGATAGAAGATACtatgattaatttgaaatgGTGGATTCACGTGCAGAGGTCCATAGAGGAAGGAATGTCAATTGCGCTGACGCCTCCTGCTACTCCTCATTGTATATTTGGCGATGCAAGAGAGACTTTTTCCGCTGCTACACCCGGGGGTAGTGTAATGGGTATCGTTTCGCCAACCACAGAAGACCACATCCTTGAATCTGCACTCTTCTATAGGAAAACCAACCCCAATGGACAGCTCGTCCTCCTTAGCAACGATATCTCGCTTAAAATTAAAGCCATGGCAGAG GGTTTACTATGTGAGACTGCTCAAGAATTCCGTGAGAGTTTGGTGAATCCCTTCTCTGATAGGTTCATGTGGGCAGATAGCTCTCCGAGAGGACAGACTTGGTCGTGCTTGGACGACATTGTTCTGAGAGAGAAGTACTATTCACGCCCGTCAAAGAAATCCGCACGAGGAGAAGGTCTGAGTGGACTGAAGCTCATTCTTCTGCACAATTCTCAGTACGGGCAGCAAATCCGCTCGGTTGGCTGA